Proteins from a genomic interval of Bradyrhizobium sp. CCGB01:
- a CDS encoding DUF1330 domain-containing protein: protein MAAKGYWIGRVDVSNDEGYKPYAVANLAIFKKFGARYVVRGGRFTTVEGQSRTRNVVIEFPDYETAIACYNSPEYQANIKVRQPHSIADLIIIEGYDGPQP from the coding sequence ATGGCAGCAAAGGGCTATTGGATCGGACGCGTCGATGTGTCCAATGACGAGGGCTACAAGCCCTATGCGGTCGCCAATCTCGCGATCTTCAAGAAATTCGGCGCCCGCTACGTCGTTCGCGGCGGCCGCTTCACCACGGTCGAAGGCCAGAGCCGCACGCGCAACGTCGTGATCGAATTTCCCGACTACGAGACCGCGATCGCCTGCTACAACTCGCCGGAATACCAGGCCAACATCAAGGTGCGCCAGCCGCACTCCATCGCCGACCTCATCATCATCGAGGGCTATGACGGCCCGCAGCCCTGA
- the pyrF gene encoding orotidine-5'-phosphate decarboxylase: MTPAEIAPKDRLIVALDLPSVDAAEAMIARLGDSVTFYKIGYQLAYAGGLPLIGKLADKGKKVFADLKMHDIGNTVTRGVESVARLGATFLTVHAYPQTMKGAVEGRGSASLKILAVTVLTSYNDDDLHAAGYRLSVSELVEARAQQAQVLGVDGLVSSPEEVGALRKIVGRQMSLVTPGIRPAGAASGDQKRIMTPGRAITAGADYLVVGRPVVEAADPKAVAEAIQVEIAQALG; this comes from the coding sequence ATGACGCCAGCCGAGATCGCCCCGAAGGACCGCCTGATCGTTGCGCTCGATCTGCCCAGCGTCGACGCCGCGGAGGCGATGATCGCAAGGCTCGGCGACAGCGTCACCTTCTACAAGATCGGCTATCAGCTCGCTTATGCCGGCGGCCTGCCGCTGATCGGCAAGCTCGCCGACAAGGGCAAGAAGGTGTTTGCCGACCTCAAGATGCACGACATCGGCAACACGGTGACGCGCGGTGTCGAGAGTGTCGCCAGGCTGGGCGCGACGTTCCTCACCGTGCACGCCTATCCGCAGACCATGAAGGGCGCCGTCGAAGGCCGCGGCAGCGCGAGCCTGAAGATCCTCGCCGTCACGGTGCTGACGTCCTACAACGACGACGATTTGCACGCGGCCGGCTACCGGCTCAGCGTCTCCGAGCTCGTCGAAGCGCGCGCGCAGCAGGCGCAGGTGCTCGGCGTCGACGGGCTGGTGTCATCGCCCGAAGAGGTCGGCGCCTTGCGCAAGATCGTCGGTCGCCAGATGAGCCTCGTCACTCCCGGCATCCGGCCGGCGGGCGCGGCGAGCGGCGATCAGAAACGCATCATGACGCCGGGCCGTGCGATCACTGCCGGCGCCGATTATCTCGTCGTCGGGCGGCCGGTGGTGGAAGCTGCCGATCCGAAGGCTGTCGCCGAGGCCATCCAGGTCGAGATCGCGCAAGCGCTCGGCTGA
- the dnaJ gene encoding molecular chaperone DnaJ gives MSTKRCYYETLEVERSADDSVLKSSFRKLAMKFHPDRNPGDDTSEVKFKEINEAYEVLKDKDKRAAYDRFGHAAFEQGGPGGGAGFGAGFASSFSDIFEDLFGMAGQRGRGGRERGADLRYNMEITLEEAFGGKTAQIEIPVSVTCEACSGIGAKAGTKPKTCSTCGGAGRMRQSQGFFTLERTCPGCQGRGQTIEDACPSCSGQGRVTRERNLSVNIPPGVEDGTRIRLAGEGEAGVRGGPPGDLYIFLSLAQHQLFQRDGADLHCRVPISMVTAALGGEFEVPTIDSGKTKVKVPAGTQSGRRFRIAAKGMPVLRSRQMGDMYVQVAVETPQNLTKKQQELLAEFEKLSSGNTQPESVGFFAKVKDLFSNRAS, from the coding sequence ATGTCCACCAAGCGCTGCTATTACGAAACCCTGGAAGTCGAACGCTCTGCCGACGATTCCGTGCTGAAATCGTCCTTCCGCAAGCTTGCGATGAAATTCCACCCGGACCGCAATCCCGGCGACGACACCAGCGAAGTCAAGTTCAAGGAAATCAACGAGGCCTACGAAGTCCTCAAGGACAAGGACAAGCGCGCGGCCTATGACCGTTTCGGCCATGCGGCCTTCGAGCAGGGCGGTCCCGGCGGCGGCGCCGGGTTCGGCGCGGGCTTCGCCTCCTCCTTCTCCGACATCTTCGAGGACCTGTTCGGCATGGCCGGACAGCGCGGCCGCGGCGGCCGCGAGCGCGGCGCCGACCTGCGCTACAACATGGAAATCACGCTCGAGGAAGCCTTTGGCGGCAAGACCGCGCAGATCGAGATTCCGGTCTCGGTCACCTGCGAGGCCTGCTCGGGCATCGGCGCCAAGGCCGGCACCAAGCCGAAGACCTGCTCGACCTGCGGCGGCGCCGGCCGCATGCGGCAGTCACAGGGCTTCTTCACGCTGGAGCGCACCTGCCCGGGCTGTCAGGGCCGTGGCCAGACGATCGAGGATGCCTGCCCGTCCTGCTCCGGCCAGGGCCGGGTCACCCGCGAGCGGAATCTGTCGGTCAACATTCCCCCGGGCGTCGAGGACGGCACAAGGATCAGGCTCGCCGGCGAAGGCGAGGCCGGGGTCCGCGGCGGCCCGCCCGGCGACCTCTACATTTTCCTGTCGCTGGCCCAGCACCAGCTCTTCCAGCGCGACGGCGCCGATCTGCATTGCCGGGTGCCGATCTCGATGGTGACGGCCGCCCTCGGCGGCGAATTCGAGGTGCCGACCATCGACAGCGGCAAAACCAAGGTGAAGGTGCCGGCCGGAACCCAGTCGGGCCGCCGTTTCCGCATTGCAGCAAAAGGCATGCCGGTGCTGCGCTCGCGCCAGATGGGCGACATGTATGTCCAGGTCGCGGTCGAGACCCCGCAGAATCTCACCAAGAAACAGCAGGAATTGCTGGCCGAGTTCGAGAAGCTCTCCTCGGGCAATACCCAGCCGGAGTCCGTCGGCTTCTTCGCCAAGGTCAAGGATCTGTTCAGTAATCGGGCGAGCTGA
- a CDS encoding class I SAM-dependent methyltransferase: MPLPSSARALKKPRLDDEVRFLRSWIEKPLHMGAVMPSGKLLARTMAHYVDIDSDAPVVELGPGTGAITSALVERGVDQKRLVLVEYNPGFCALLRDRYPQAKVVQGDAYRLRDTLWNVLSAPASAVVSGLPLVTKPMLTRLRLIRDAFTALAPGAPFVQFTYAVVPPIPKSLPGVSTEASERIWMNLPPARVWVYRKD, from the coding sequence ATGCCATTGCCATCGTCCGCGCGTGCGTTGAAGAAGCCTCGTCTCGATGACGAGGTGCGTTTTCTCCGATCATGGATCGAAAAGCCCCTGCACATGGGCGCGGTGATGCCGTCGGGCAAGCTGCTGGCCCGGACCATGGCGCATTACGTCGATATCGACTCGGACGCACCAGTGGTCGAGCTCGGTCCCGGCACCGGCGCCATCACCTCGGCCCTGGTCGAGCGCGGCGTCGACCAGAAGCGCCTCGTCCTCGTCGAATATAATCCCGGCTTCTGCGCGCTGCTGCGCGATCGCTATCCGCAGGCCAAGGTGGTGCAGGGCGATGCCTATCGCCTGCGCGACACGCTCTGGAACGTGTTGAGCGCGCCCGCTTCCGCGGTCGTCTCCGGCCTGCCGCTCGTGACGAAACCGATGCTGACGCGGCTGCGGCTGATCCGCGACGCCTTCACGGCGCTGGCGCCGGGCGCGCCCTTCGTCCAGTTCACCTATGCGGTGGTCCCGCCGATCCCGAAATCGCTGCCCGGCGTGTCCACAGAGGCTTCGGAACGGATCTGGATGAACCTTCCGCCGGCCCGCGTCTGGGTGTATCGCAAGGACTAA
- the dnaK gene encoding molecular chaperone DnaK has product MGKVIGIDLGTTNSCVAVMDGKNAKVIENSEGMRTTPSIVAVTDDGERLVGQPAKRQAVTNPERTFFAVKRLIGRRYDDPMVEKDKKLVPYKIVKASNGDAWVEADGQTYSPSQVSAFILQKMKETAEAHLGQKVDQAVITVPAYFNDAQRQATKDAGKIAGLEVLRIINEPTAAALAYGLDKTKTGTIAVYDLGGGTFDISILEIGDGVFEVKSTNGDTFLGGEDFDMRLVGYLADEFQKEQGINLRNDKLALQRLKEAAEKAKIELSSTTQTEINLPFITADQTGPKHLTMKLTRAKFEALVDDLVQKTVEPCRKALKDAGVTAGEIGEVVLVGGMSRMPKVQEVVKQLFGKEPHKGVNPDEVVAIGAAIQAGVLQGDVKDVLLLDVTPLSLGIETLGGVFTRIIDRNTTIPTKKSQVFSTAEDNQNAVTIRVFQGEREMAADNKMLGQFDLMGIPPAPRGMPQIEVTFDIDANGIVNVSAKDKATAKEQQIRIQASGGLSEADIEKMVKDAEANAEADKKRREAVTAKNEADGLVHSTEKALAEHGSKVAETERRAIEDAVSDLKEALKGDDAEAIKAKTQTLAQASMKLGEAMYKQQAEADAKKDAAKDDVVDAEFTEVDDDKNNKKSA; this is encoded by the coding sequence ATGGGAAAGGTCATTGGGATCGACCTCGGCACCACGAATTCGTGCGTCGCCGTGATGGATGGCAAGAACGCCAAAGTCATCGAGAATTCCGAAGGCATGCGCACGACGCCTTCGATCGTCGCCGTGACGGACGACGGTGAGCGCCTCGTCGGCCAGCCGGCCAAGCGCCAGGCCGTCACCAATCCCGAGCGCACCTTCTTCGCAGTGAAGCGCCTCATCGGCCGCCGCTACGACGACCCGATGGTCGAGAAGGACAAGAAGCTCGTTCCGTACAAGATCGTGAAGGCTTCCAACGGCGACGCCTGGGTCGAGGCCGACGGCCAGACCTACTCGCCCTCGCAGGTGTCTGCGTTCATCTTGCAGAAGATGAAGGAGACCGCGGAAGCCCATCTCGGCCAGAAGGTCGACCAGGCCGTCATCACCGTTCCCGCCTACTTCAACGACGCCCAGCGCCAGGCGACCAAGGATGCCGGCAAGATCGCGGGCCTTGAAGTGCTGCGCATCATCAACGAGCCGACCGCGGCCGCGCTCGCCTATGGTCTGGACAAGACCAAGACCGGCACGATCGCCGTGTACGATCTCGGCGGCGGCACGTTCGATATCTCCATTCTCGAAATCGGCGACGGCGTGTTCGAGGTGAAGTCGACCAACGGCGACACCTTCCTCGGCGGCGAAGACTTCGACATGCGCCTCGTGGGTTATCTGGCCGACGAGTTCCAGAAGGAGCAGGGCATCAACCTGCGCAACGACAAGCTCGCGTTGCAGCGCCTGAAGGAAGCCGCTGAAAAGGCCAAGATCGAGCTGTCGTCGACGACGCAGACCGAAATCAACCTGCCCTTCATCACCGCGGACCAGACCGGCCCGAAGCATCTGACGATGAAGCTCACCCGCGCCAAGTTCGAGGCGCTGGTCGACGACCTCGTCCAGAAGACCGTCGAGCCCTGCCGCAAGGCGTTGAAGGACGCCGGCGTCACCGCCGGTGAGATCGGCGAAGTCGTTCTGGTCGGCGGCATGTCGCGCATGCCGAAGGTCCAGGAAGTCGTGAAGCAGCTGTTCGGCAAGGAGCCGCACAAGGGCGTCAACCCGGACGAAGTCGTGGCGATCGGTGCCGCGATCCAGGCCGGCGTGCTCCAGGGCGACGTCAAGGACGTGCTGCTGCTCGACGTGACCCCGCTGTCGCTGGGCATCGAGACGCTGGGCGGCGTGTTCACCCGCATCATCGACCGCAACACCACGATCCCGACCAAGAAGAGCCAGGTGTTCTCGACCGCCGAGGACAACCAGAACGCGGTCACCATCCGCGTCTTCCAGGGCGAGCGTGAGATGGCGGCCGACAACAAGATGCTCGGCCAGTTCGACCTGATGGGCATTCCGCCGGCCCCGCGTGGCATGCCGCAGATCGAGGTGACCTTCGACATCGACGCCAACGGCATCGTCAACGTCTCGGCCAAGGACAAGGCCACGGCCAAGGAGCAGCAGATCCGCATCCAGGCCTCCGGCGGCCTGTCGGAAGCCGACATCGAGAAGATGGTCAAGGACGCCGAGGCCAATGCCGAGGCGGACAAGAAGCGCCGCGAGGCCGTCACTGCCAAGAACGAGGCGGATGGCTTGGTGCACTCCACCGAGAAGGCCCTGGCCGAGCACGGTTCGAAGGTCGCCGAGACCGAGCGCCGCGCCATCGAGGATGCCGTCAGCGACCTCAAGGAAGCGCTGAAGGGCGACGATGCCGAGGCGATCAAGGCCAAGACCCAGACGCTGGCGCAGGCTTCGATGAAGCTCGGCGAGGCCATGTACAAGCAGCAGGCCGAAGCCGACGCCAAGAAGGACGCGGCCAAGGACGACGTCGTCGACGCGGAGTTCACCGAAGTCGACGACGACAAGAACAACAAGAAGTCCGCCTGA
- a CDS encoding NADPH-dependent FMN reductase — protein sequence MSAPKILVIPGSLRTGSHNAKLAAVAAHEFALAGVDVTRVSLADFPLPIYDGDLQAKSGVPKHAINLKRMIGTHHGVLFVSPEYNASVPPLLKNAIDWVSRVQDPHEARGDVFRGRAFALAGASQSRLGAARALQALRLILTSCHANVIASQLTLAFADQAYDDMDKLKNEGDIAALKELVRQLIDISQRMM from the coding sequence ATGTCCGCACCCAAAATCCTGGTCATTCCCGGCTCGCTGCGCACCGGCTCGCACAATGCGAAGCTGGCGGCGGTCGCCGCCCATGAATTCGCCCTGGCCGGCGTCGACGTCACCCGCGTCTCGCTCGCCGATTTTCCGCTGCCGATCTATGACGGCGATCTCCAGGCCAAATCAGGCGTGCCGAAGCACGCGATCAATCTCAAGCGCATGATCGGCACGCATCACGGCGTGCTGTTCGTCTCGCCCGAATACAACGCCTCCGTGCCGCCGCTGCTGAAGAACGCGATCGACTGGGTCAGCCGCGTGCAGGATCCGCACGAGGCGCGCGGCGATGTTTTCCGCGGCCGTGCCTTCGCGCTCGCCGGCGCATCGCAGAGCCGCCTCGGCGCCGCCCGTGCACTGCAGGCGTTGCGGCTGATCTTGACCTCCTGCCACGCCAATGTGATTGCCAGCCAGCTCACGCTCGCCTTTGCCGACCAGGCCTATGACGATATGGACAAGCTCAAGAACGAAGGCGACATCGCCGCGTTGAAGGAGCTGGTGCGGCAGTTGATCGACATTTCCCAACGCATGATGTGA
- a CDS encoding calcium-binding protein yields MAVIIGTAGDDVLPGTAADDQIFGLQGNDTITGLAGNDTASGGAGDDSIDGGTGNDTLDGNAGIDTITGGDGDDTINGGAGDDTLNGNAGIDIIHGDQGNDTIDGGTGDDQLFGDAGDDGIHGGDGNDDIHGGAGADTLWGDAGNDTLSGDAGDDVLNGGNGDDVLTGGFGDDTLNGDAGNDTLSGGLGNDLLNGGTGDDVLNGGLGADTLNGDDGNDTMHGDAGDDIMDGGAGNDTMFGDAGDDEMAGGAGNDAMSGGAGDDELAGGTGNDTLEGNAGDDTLDGGDGTDTLNGNAGADILSGGNGNDTLSGGDGDDELDGGNGADVLDGGLGDDVLTGGAGTDTHNFGDNTATNFGNDEVTDLSFADGDAVVVDAPPGFDPATVVVDDDGTNTVLDFGFGAIQLDGVTGGATPFESIDDINTAAGYDAIAVV; encoded by the coding sequence ATGGCAGTGATCATCGGAACAGCAGGCGACGATGTATTGCCTGGCACAGCTGCGGACGATCAGATCTTTGGCCTTCAAGGTAACGACACCATTACTGGCCTGGCTGGCAATGATACCGCAAGCGGCGGCGCGGGCGACGATTCCATCGATGGCGGTACCGGCAACGACACCCTGGATGGAAATGCCGGTATCGATACCATCACCGGTGGCGATGGCGATGACACGATCAATGGCGGCGCGGGCGATGACACGCTGAACGGAAATGCCGGCATCGACATCATCCATGGCGACCAAGGCAACGACACCATCGATGGCGGAACCGGCGATGATCAGCTCTTTGGTGACGCCGGCGACGACGGCATCCACGGCGGCGACGGCAATGATGACATTCATGGCGGCGCGGGTGCCGACACCCTGTGGGGCGACGCCGGCAATGACACGTTGAGCGGCGACGCCGGCGATGACGTCTTGAACGGCGGCAACGGTGACGACGTACTCACCGGTGGCTTCGGAGATGACACTCTGAATGGCGACGCCGGCAACGACACGCTGAGCGGCGGACTTGGCAATGACCTGCTGAATGGCGGTACCGGTGACGACGTCCTGAACGGCGGTTTGGGCGCCGATACGCTGAATGGCGACGATGGCAACGACACCATGCATGGCGACGCGGGCGACGACATCATGGATGGCGGCGCCGGTAACGATACGATGTTCGGCGATGCCGGCGACGATGAAATGGCCGGCGGCGCGGGTAACGATGCCATGAGCGGCGGTGCCGGTGATGACGAACTCGCCGGCGGAACCGGTAACGATACGCTCGAAGGGAACGCCGGTGATGACACGCTCGACGGCGGCGACGGCACCGATACCCTGAATGGCAATGCTGGAGCCGATATCCTCTCGGGAGGCAATGGCAATGACACCTTGAGCGGCGGTGACGGCGACGACGAGTTGGACGGCGGCAACGGCGCCGACGTCCTCGACGGCGGACTCGGCGACGATGTACTGACGGGAGGTGCGGGTACCGACACGCACAATTTCGGCGACAACACGGCTACCAACTTCGGCAATGATGAAGTCACCGATCTCAGCTTCGCCGACGGCGATGCCGTTGTTGTCGATGCTCCGCCAGGCTTTGACCCGGCTACGGTGGTCGTGGACGACGACGGCACCAACACCGTGCTGGATTTCGGCTTCGGTGCCATCCAGCTCGACGGCGTCACGGGCGGTGCGACTCCGTTCGAATCGATTGACGACATCAACACTGCCGCTGGTTACGACGCCATCGCAGTTGTCTAG